A region of the Chrysiogenia bacterium genome:
AGCAGGAAGCAGCATTCCGCCATCTGGGAACATGTCCTCGGCGCCAACGAGCAGGCCAACCCCGAGCTCGTCCGTCTTGCGATGAAGATGGCGACCGGTGCCGGCAAGACGACTGTTATGGCAATGCTGATTGCCTGGCAGGCGATCAATGCGGTCCGCTCCCCTGCCAGCAATCACTTCTCGCGCGGCTTTCTCGTCATCGCGCCAGGCATCACCATCAAGGACCGCCTGCGGGTCTTGTTACCCAGTGACCTCGAAAGCTACTACCGCGCCCGCGAGCTGGTGCCCGGCGACATGCTCGACGACATCGCCAAGGCCAAGATCGTCATCACCAACTACCACGCGCTCGCCCTGCGGGACGTGCTGGAGGTGAACAAGGTCGGGCGCTCGCTCCTGCAGGGCCGTCACGCACCCATCGTGACCAAGGAAACCGAGGGCCAGATGATCCGGCGCGTGGCCGAGGAACTGATGGGCCTCAAGAACATCGTCGTGATCAACGACGAGGCGCACCACTGCTACCGCGAAAAGCCGGAAAACGAGGACATCGAAGACCTCAAGGGCGACGACAAGAAGGAAGCCCAGAGCGACAACGAGGCCGCGCGGCTCTGGATCAACGGCATCGAAATGTTCAAGCGAAAGCTGGGTGTCCGCGCCGTCTACGACCTCTCGGCGACGCCATTTTTTCTGCGCGGCTCCGGCTACGCGGAGGGCACTCTTTTCCCGTGGACGATCAGCGACTTTTCGCTGATGGATGCAATCGAGTGCGGCATCGTCAAACTCCCGCGCGTCCCGACCGCCGACAACATTCCCGAAGCGGAAGTACCGGTCTTCCGCGACCTGTGGGAACACATCCGCGACGACATGCCCAAGAAGGGGCGCGGCAAGGGCCAGGGCGAGCTCGACCCCAACTCGCTCCCCGCAAAGCTGCAAACCGCGCTGGTCGCGCTCTACAACCACTATCAGGAGACGTTCGAGAAATGGCGAACGGCAGGCATCGATTCGCCGCCGGTCTTCATCGTCGTCTGCAACAACACGTCCGCGTCGAAGCTCGTCTACGAGTGGATATCCGGGTGGCAGCGCCCCGTGGCCGAGGACAGTGAGGAGCTGCGCACCATCCATCACGGCCACCTTTCCCTTTTCAGCAATTTCGATGAACACTGCAACCGGCTCGCGCGACCGAATACCCTCCTGATCGACAGCAAGCAACTCGAATCCGGTGAGGCGCTCGACGAGGACTTCCGCCGCGCCGCTGCGCTCGAGATCGAGCAATACAAGCGCGAGATCGCCCAGCGTGAAGGCGCGGGCCAGGTCGGCGAGCTTTCCGACTCCGACCTCCTGCGCGAAGTCATGAACACCGTTGGCAAGAAGGGACGGCTCGGTGAGCAGGTGCGCTGCGTGGTGTCCGTCGCGATGCTGACAGAGGGGTGGGATACCAACACCGTTACCCACATCCTGGGCGTTCGCGCTTTCGGCACGCAGCTACTTTGCGAGCAGGTGGTCGGGCGCGGCCTGCGCCGCTATTCCTATGACCTG
Encoded here:
- a CDS encoding DEAD/DEAH box helicase family protein; this encodes MAQQTSPFFEQPILNSPYEEPTRHHPLDAEGQPLNEPPRDGRRQSELITPVPKPRKKKRRNADQASLDLRADDGLSTEEQEYNPTPIINEIRLHVGAWRKLPPSSWGVTPATARLLTYWRSHEFQGVRPFFCQLEAVETIIWLTEVARSRKQHSAIWEHVLGANEQANPELVRLAMKMATGAGKTTVMAMLIAWQAINAVRSPASNHFSRGFLVIAPGITIKDRLRVLLPSDLESYYRARELVPGDMLDDIAKAKIVITNYHALALRDVLEVNKVGRSLLQGRHAPIVTKETEGQMIRRVAEELMGLKNIVVINDEAHHCYREKPENEDIEDLKGDDKKEAQSDNEAARLWINGIEMFKRKLGVRAVYDLSATPFFLRGSGYAEGTLFPWTISDFSLMDAIECGIVKLPRVPTADNIPEAEVPVFRDLWEHIRDDMPKKGRGKGQGELDPNSLPAKLQTALVALYNHYQETFEKWRTAGIDSPPVFIVVCNNTSASKLVYEWISGWQRPVAEDSEELRTIHHGHLSLFSNFDEHCNRLARPNTLLIDSKQLESGEALDEDFRRAAALEIEQYKREIAQREGAGQVGELSDSDLLREVMNTVGKKGRLGEQVRCVVSVAMLTEGWDTNTVTHILGVRAFGTQLLCEQVVGRGLRRYSYDLNNDGLFNVEYADIMGIPFDFTAKPQVAPVTPPKKLTRVAAQRDRAALEIIFPRVAGYRIDLPEERLQANFSDNSKLVLTPHMT